The Camelina sativa cultivar DH55 chromosome 14, Cs, whole genome shotgun sequence genome includes a window with the following:
- the LOC104743587 gene encoding uncharacterized protein LOC104743587, whose amino-acid sequence MDSDDSLNPYLPSSSYMNLLHSQHDNQNLEYTPLDSPCSETPSEPASPQENHKSRNAWLPTDDIMLVSAWLNTSKDPITSNQQRLASFWGRIAKYFASCPNADGRPKREASHCTGVKRGRVSIDGSEQDAHHPIDVDEPLPRPTGVKAAKGRSKKSSNTQPIDVEEDGKANFEVQLERVSRMYEMKQKDFELKEKEFAMKKENIKYVMLENLISKKDTLTESEKALKEKLIDDMMSSG is encoded by the exons ATGGATTCTGACGACTCTTTGAATCCATATCTTCCCTCCTCTAGCTATATGAACCTCTTACACAGCCAACATGATAACCAAAACCTTGAATACACTCCTCTTGATAGTCCATGTTCTGAAACTCCATCTGAACCTGCATCCCCTCAAGAAAACCATAAGTCAAGGAATGCATGGTTACCAACAGATGATATCATGTTGGTCAGTGCTTGGCTTAATACTAGCAAAGATCCGATTACTTCCAACCAGCAAAGACTTGCATCCTTTTGGGGGAGGATTGCAAAATACTTTGCATCCTGTCCGAATGCTGATGGTCGGCCAAAGAGAGAGGCGAGTCACT GTACTGGAGTGAAAAGGGGAAGAGTGAGTATTGATGGGTCTGAACAGGATGCACACCATCCGATTGATGTGGATGAACCATTGCCCCGTCCTACTGGTGTTAAGGCTGCCAAGGGGAGGTCCAAAAAAAGCTCAAACACCCAACCTAttgatgtggaggaagatggAAAAGCTAACTTTGAGGTTCAGTTGGAGCGTGTCTCTAGGATGTATGAGATGAAGCAGAAGGACTTTGAATTGAAAGAGAAGGAGTTTGctatgaagaaggagaatatcAAGTATGTGATGCTTGAAAATCTGATTTCTAAAAAGGATACACTAACTGAATCAGAAAAAGCTCTCAAGGAAAAGCTAATTGATGACATGATGTCATCAGGTTGA
- the LOC104741457 gene encoding NAC domain-containing protein 10-like, whose amino-acid sequence MSWCDGSDDNYDLNIERVSNIDHPSIQLKDQSQSCVTSGPDSKIIVESPIMITCPSCGHKIHHQDDQVGSIKDLPSLPAGVKFDPSDKEILMHLEAKVSSDKRKLHPLIDEFIPTLEGENGICYTHPEKLPDLNRFSYENTQTGFGYEHGGKSEEASQVIRELVVHEGDGSCSFLRFTCDASKGKESFMKNQ is encoded by the exons ATGAGCTGGTGTGATGGTTCAGATGATAACTACGACCTAAATATTGAAAGAGTATCGAACATTGATCATCCATCGATTCAACTCAAAGACCAATCTCAATCATGTGTCACGAGCGGTCCAGATTCCAAGATTATCGTTGAATCTCCTATTATGATCACTTGTCCTTCTTGTGGACACAAGATCCATCACCAAGACGACCAG GTTGGTAGCATCAAAGATTTACCAAGCTTACCGGCAGGAGTCAAATTTGACCCGTCGGATAAAGAGATCCTTATGCATTTGGAAGCGAAGGTCTCATCGGATAAGCGGAAACTTCATCCCTTGATCGATGAATTTATACCAACGCTCGAAGGAGAGAATGGAATTTGTTATACGCATCCTGAGAAACTTCCTG acctaaaccggtTTAGTTATGAAAATACTCAGACCGGTTTTGGGTATGAGCATGGAGGGAAAAGTGAAGAGGCGTCGCAGGTGATTCGAGAGTTGGTGGTTCATGAAGGCGATGGGTCATGTTCCTTTCTTAGGTTTACTTGTGATGCAAGTAAGGGTAAAGAAAGCTTCATGAAGAATCAATAG
- the LOC104741459 gene encoding glutaredoxin-C9-like — protein MYLYLYQNLPFPNWYYIHLLNTHLKKMQGTISCMRNYNMNTVGESLRPLTLKTQENGESVRTLVEENAVIVIGRRGCCMCLVVKRLLLGLGVNPTVLEIDEEREEEVLSELEKIGVHGGRETVKLPAVYVGGRLFGGLDRVMATLISGELVPILKEVGALWL, from the coding sequence ATGTACTTATATTTATACCAAAACCTTCCCTTTCCTAATTGGTATTATATCCATCTTTTAAACACACACCTGAAAAAAATGCAAGGAACGATTTCTTGTATGAGAAATTATAACATGAACACAGTCGGGGAATCTCTACGGCCGCTAACGCTTAAAACACAAGAAAACGGTGAGAGCGTTCGGACGTTGGTGGAGGAGAACGCGGTGATCGTGATTGGACGGAGAGGATGCTGCATGTGCCTCGTGGTGAAGAGGCTGCTTCTTGGACTTGGAGTGAATCCAACGGTTCTTGAGATCGATGAGGAAAGGGAAGAGGAAGTGTTGAGTGAGCTAGAGAAGATTGGAGTCCATGGCGGCAGAGAAACGGTGAAGTTACCGGCGGTTTATGTAGGAGGGAGGTTGTTTGGAGGGTTAGATAGGGTTATGGCCACTCTTATTTCTGGTGAGTTAGTTCCAATTCTTAAAGAGGTTGGGGCTCTGTGGTTGTAA
- the LOC109128848 gene encoding 60S ribosomal protein L5-2-like — translation MVWIQLGMKRRRFDGIGEKKISSDGDLEANRQLHDSSFSQINWKRLKQLESQDGKTDYRRRIRIINQDMNKYNKASTNLFVVRFTNKDKNKYNTLGCW, via the exons ATGGTTTGGATTCAGTTGGGAATGAAGAGAAGGCGATTCGATGGgattggagagaagaagattagtAGCGATGGCGATTTGGAAGCTAATCGCCAATTGCATGATTCGAGTTTCAGTCAAATAAATTGGAAGAGATTGAAGCAATTGGAATCACAAG ATGGAAAGACTGATTACAGGAGAAGGATCCGTATTATCAACCAAGACATGAACAAGTACAATAAAGCGAGTACTAATCTCTTCGTTGTCCGGTTTACCAACAAAGACAAGAACAAGTACAATACATTAGGTTGCTGGTGA